A genome region from Penicillium psychrofluorescens genome assembly, chromosome: 3 includes the following:
- a CDS encoding uncharacterized protein (ID:PFLUO_004490-T1.cds;~source:funannotate), which translates to MNKDAPDALRYVRYDSARENEYVAAMRQLISKDLSEPYSIYVYRYFLYQWGDLCFLAMDKDDTMVGVVVSKLETHRGGPMRGYIAMLAVREEYRGRGIATELVRMAIDAMIARNADEIVLETEITNTAAMKLYERLGFLRSKRLHRYYLNGNSAYRLVLYLKEGVGSIRTQYDLYGTPHGGSANPSGTGTPLFQENGGDLI; encoded by the exons ATGAACAAAGATGCCCCCGACGCCCTCCGCTACGTGCGGTACGACAGCGCGCGCGAGAATGAGTACGTCGCCGCCATGCGCCAGCTGATCTCCAAGGACCTATCCGAGCCATACAGCATCTACGTCTACCGCTACTTCCTCTACCAATGGGGCGACCTATGCTTCCTGGCCATGGACAAGGACGATACCATGGTCGGCGTGGTCGTGTCCAAGCTCGAGACACACCGTGGCGGTCCGATGAGAGGGTACATCGCCATGCTGGCCGTGCGCGAGGAGTACCGCGGCCGGGGAATCGCCACGGAGCTGGTGCGAATGGCTATCGATGCCATGATTGCGCGCAATGCAGACGAG ATTGTCCTCGAAACCGAAATCACAAACACCGCCGCTATGAAACTGTACGAGCGCCTCGGGTTCCTCCGCAGCAAGCGTCTGCACCGATACTATCTGAACGGCAACTCCGCCTACCGGCTGGTGCTCTATCTCAAGGAAGGGGTGGGCTCGATTCGCACGCAATATGATCTCTACGGCACGCCTCATGGAGGGTCTGCCAACCCATCTGGAACTGGAACCCCGTTGTTCCAGGAGAATGGAGGCGATTTGATTTGA
- a CDS encoding uncharacterized protein (ID:PFLUO_004491-T1.cds;~source:funannotate) codes for MNAFRVARIAVSAPRWSATPSRGAKTKARPQQSYNPPAQRRTNPHLESFKAEQQQQAKGRGHGISPRVQTAFAAGMLGIGLYCGLIYTSYKKEVAKSQSLDIPRDVSDRYNVTASSFDADVETSEKVMRIGAKRKALLQLARGHTLEVSCGTGRNLEFYELGERRGVDGKGHAQVSGCRSVTFVDLSPQMVEITRRKFESLYPDFHFATFRAQDAGAVQPPSTATLHHYDTIVQTMGLCSMPDPVATLRHLGSITEPRRGRILLLEHGRSHYDWVNRILDNLAAAHADRHGCWWNRDIGEIIRESGLEVVEEQRYHLGTTYRYVLRPKT; via the exons ATGAACGCGTTCCGAGTCGCCAGAATCGCCGTGAGCGCGCCCAGGTGGTCCGCGACTCCCTCGCGCGGAGCGAAGACCAAAGCTCGTCCACAGCAAAG CTATAACCCCCCAGCACAAAGGCGAACCAACCCGCACCTGGAAAGTTTCAAGGCcgaacagcaacaacaagcaAAGGGCCGCGGCCATGGCATCTCACCCCGAGTCCAGACTGCATTCGCCGCAGGAATGCTAGGCATAGGCCTGTACTGCGGCTTGATATACACATCTTATAAGAAAGAAGTTGCCAAGTCACAGTCCCTCGACATCCCGCGGGATGTCTCAGACAGATACAACGTCACGGCATCAAGCTTCGACGCCGACGTCGAAACATCCGAAAAAGTCATGCGCATAGGCGCAAAGCGCAAAgctctcctccaactcgcGCGCGGCCACACCCTCGAAGTAAGTTGCGGCACGGGCCGGAACCTCGAGTTCTACGAATTGGGCGAGCGGCGCGGCGTCGATGGCAAGGGCCATGCCCAGGTCAGTGGGTGTCGGAGTGTTACATTTGTCGATCTCAGCCCTCAGATGGTGGAAATCACCCGCCGGAAATTCGAATCTCTGTATCCGGATTTCCACTTCGCGACCTTTCGCGCTCAGGATGCTGGCGCCGTGCAGCCGCCGTCGACGGCTACGTTGCATCACTATGATACCATCGTGCAGACGATGGGCTTATGCTCGATGCCTGATCCCGTGGCGACGCTGCGCCATTTGGGATCGATCACTGAGCCGCGCCGTGGTCGAatcttgctgctggagcatGGTCGCTCGCACTATGACTGGGTGAATCGCATCTTGGATAATCTTGCAGCGGCGCATGCGGACCGCCATGGTTGTTGGTGGAATCGTGATATTGGGGAGATCATCCGTGAGAGTGGGTTAGAGGTCGTTGAAGAACAGCGGTATCATCTCGGGACGACATATCGATATGTACTCAGGCCGAAGACTTAG
- a CDS encoding uncharacterized protein (ID:PFLUO_004489-T1.cds;~source:funannotate), which translates to MLRRRTKDAPNDQPSRPSVWRGKTNEDLLREEFGGAKVKQLVIKPQSQRRSKRRNGLIFALGGLFGIFVALFFANQQEVINLDALMDLNIESLIDVIPQGIVRDAKEFSKHERDAVSYDSFAVGLQLQSQGVHAKHPVVMIPGVISTGLESWGTGPTSRQYFRKRLWGSWSMMRALVMDKAEWKNHVMLDRETGLDPPGIKLRAAQGFDATDFFITGYWIWNKILENLATIGYDPTNAFTAAFDWRLSYGNLEIRDQYFSRLKSYIETAVRVQGQKITLASHSMGSQVVLYFFKWVESEEHGNGGKDWVNKHIDSWVNISGCMLGAVKGLTAVLSGEMRDTAQLNAFAVYGLEKFLSREERAEIFRAMPGISSMLPKGGDAVWGNATWAPDDKPGQTISYGNLLSFRETNSSWTRRNLTTSESLQYTLDQSEDWYRNQVLTSYSHGVAHTKREVEANEKDPRTWLNPLEARLPHAPDMKIYCFYGVGKPTERSYFYQEERDPLVRLNVSIDTTVSNNDGVDRGVHMGEGDGTVNLMSTGYMCAKGWHIKRYNPAGAKIKVFEMPHEPDRFSPRGGPNTGDHVDILGRASLNDLILRVAGGKGDLIEENFVSNIREYAERVKIFDEE; encoded by the exons ATGCTGCGCCGTCGCACTAAGGATGCCCCCAACGACCAGCCATCCAGACCGTCGGTCTGGCGCGGCAAGACCAATGAAGACCTCCTACGCGAAGAGTTTGGCGGCGCCAAAGTCAAGCAGCTCGTCATCAAGCCTCAGAGCCAGCGGCGAAGCAAACGTCGCAATGGCCTGATCTTCGCGCTGGGCGGCTTGTTCGGCATCTTTGTTGCATTGTTCTTCGCCAACCAGCAAGAGGTCATCAATCTGGATGCGCTGATGGATTTGAACATCGAGTCTTTGATCGATGTGATACCCCAGGGGATTGTACGCGATGCAAAGGAGTTCTCG AAACATGAACGCGACGCCGTTAGCTACGACTCCTTCGCCGTcggcctccagctccaatCCCAGGGCGTCCATGCCAAACATCCCGTCGTCATGATCCCCGGCGTTATCTCCACGGGGTTAGAAAGCTGGGGCACGGGACCTACTTCGCGCCAATACTTCCGCAAGCGACTATGGGGCAGCTGGAGCATGATGCGTGCGTTGGTGATGGACAAGGCAGAGTGGAAGAACCATGTCATGCTCGACCGCGAGACTGGGCTGGACCCGCCAGGCATCAAGCTGCGCGCGGCGCAAGGGTTCGACGCCACCGACTTCTTTATCACGGGATACTGGATTTGGAACAAAATATTGGAGAATTTGGCGACTATTGGCTATGACCCGACGAATGCCTTTACGGCTGCGTTCGACTGGCGTCTATCGTATGGGAATCTGGAGATCCGAGACCAGTATTTCAGCCGGCTCAAGTCTTATATTGAGACTGCGGTACGGGTGCAGGGCCAGAAGATCACGCTGGCCTCGCATAGTATGGGCTCCCAGGTGGTGCTCTACTTCTTCAAATGGGTGGAGAGTGAAGAGCATGGAAACGGGGGCAAGGACTGGGTCAATAAGCACATTGACTCGTGGGTCAACATCAGCGGCTGCATGCTCGGCGCCGTGAAGGGACTGACAGCTGTACTGTCTGGGGAGATGCGTGACACCGCACAGCTGAACGCGTTCGCCGTATACGGGCTGGAGAAGTTCTTGTCCAGGGAGGAGCGCGCGGAGATCTTCCGTGCGATGCCGGGCATCTCTAGCATGCTACCCAAGGGCGGCGATGCCGTCTGGGGCAATGCCACCTGGGCACCAGACGACAAACCGGGCCAGACGATTTCGTACGGCAACCTACTGAGCTTCCGCGAAACCAACTCCTCCTGGACGCGGCGCAACCTCACCACCTCCGAGAGCCTGCAGTACACGCTCGACCAGAGCGAGGACTGGTACCGCAACCAAGTGCTGACGAGCTACTCGCACGGTGTAGCACACACAAAACGCGAAGTTGAGGCTAACGAAAAAGACCCGCGCACATGGCTCAACCCACTTGAGGCGCGTCTGCCGCACGCGCCTGACATGAAGATCTACTGTTTCTACGGCGTGGGCAAGCCCACGGAGCGCAGCTACTTCTACCAAGAAGAGCGCGACCCGCTCGTCAGGCTCAACGTCAGCATCGACACCACCGTCTCCAACAACGACGGCGTTGACCGCGGCGTCCATatgggcgagggcgacggCACCGTCAACCTCATGAGCACGGGGTATATGTGCGCCAAGGGCTGGCACATCAAGCGCTACAATCCCGCCGGggccaagatcaaggtcTTCGAGATGCCGCACGAGCCAGATCGATTTTCGCCGCGCGGCGGGCCCAATACGGGGGATCACgttgatatcctcggccGCGCGTCTCTCAAcgacctcatcctccgcGTCGCAGGCGGCAAAGGCGATCTGATCGAGGAGAACTTTGTCTCGAATATTCGTGAGTACGCGGAGCGTGTGAAGATCTTTGACGAGGAATAG
- a CDS encoding uncharacterized protein (ID:PFLUO_004493-T1.cds;~source:funannotate) has translation MDSLTTHPSNAVQARAFTSPSSLSFPGGAGDLTPPSSEKEGVLQNNGQQQLGGNAANGNGVTPTTPAATPGATNPGSGIVPTLQNIVATVNLDCRLDLKTIALHARNAEYNPKRFAAVIMRIREPKTTALIFASGKMVVTGAKSEDDSKLASRKYARIIQKLGFNAKFTDFKIQNIVGSCDIKFPIRLEGLASRHHNFSSYEPELFPGLIYRMMKPKIVLLIFVSGKIVLTGAKVREEIYQAFELIYPVLSDFRKV, from the exons ATGGATTCGCTCACCACCCACCCGTCCAATGCCGTCCAGGCTCGTGCCTTCACTTCGCCCTCGTCGCTCTCCTTCCCCGGCGGGGCAGGCGACTTGACGCCGCCTTCCTCTGAGAAAGAGGGAGTGCTTCAGAATAACGGCCAGCAGCAACTCGGAGGGAATGCCGCCAACGGCAATGGGGTGACACCCACAACTCCCGCTGCGACGCCCGGGGCCACGAACCCGGGGAGTGGCATCGTGCCGACCTTGCA AAACATCGTCGCCACCGTCAATCTTGACTGTCGCTTGGATCTGAAGACGATCGCGCTGCACGCTCGCAATGCCGAGTACAATCCAAAG CGTTTCGCGGCCGTCATCATGCGTATCCGTGAACCCAAGACCACCGCGTTGATCTTCGCCTCGGGCAAGATGGTCGTGACCGGCGCCAAGTCCGAAGATGACTCGAAGCTGGCATCCCGCAAGTACGCGCgcatcatccagaagctTGGCTTCAATGCCAAGTTCACGGATTTCAAGATCCAGAACATCGTTGGTTCCTGCGACATCAAGTTCCCCATCCGGTTGGAGGGTCTGGCGAGCCGCCATCACAACTTCAGCTCCTACGAGCCGGAGCTGTTCCCTGGTCTGATCTACCGCATGATGAAGCCCAAGATTGTGCTCTTGATCTTCGTCAGCGGCAAGATTGTCCTGACTGGCGCCAAAGTGCGTGAGGAGATCTACCAGGCCTTTGAGCTGATCTACCCTGTGCTTTCTG ACTTCCGCAAGGTTTGA
- a CDS encoding uncharacterized protein (ID:PFLUO_004492-T1.cds;~source:funannotate) has protein sequence MALPPKILIVGGGVFGLSTALSLTQRHPESQITLVEASPTIPNPYGSSVDTSRIVRADYASAAYSRLAAAAIERWRNTAWGREGRYTQNGLLLVYPDDSASTSAREYARKSYNNVKRIEGNNVEFLPSKSDVLRVVPAYGDELDVAGGYVNWGSGWSDAAAGVRFARKQLEGTNVVFKTGDVQHVLYDPISNATTGVALADGSSITADLVILATGAWTPKLVDLRGRAVATGQAIAYMRISDEEQRTLENLPTILNFATGIFIIPPRDNLLKIARHAYGYRNPTTVSLGNETVQVSLPEKDVPVPAEGQEAFRDALKQLLPRFADRPFCDTRICWYTDTPRGDFIISYHPAHKGLFLATGGSGHGYKFLPVLGDKIIDALEGRLESELQALWDWNATTPGAHDIFDGDGSRSGERNSNLKEELAKTRKAGTGSAL, from the exons ATGGCGCTTCCACCAAAGATCCTGATTGTGGGTGGAGGAGTGTTTGGAT TATCAACCGCTCTGTCCCTAACCCAACGACACCCAGAATCGCAAATCACCCTGGTGGAAGCGTCACCCACGATCCCTAACCCGTACGGCTCGTCCGTCGACACCTCGCGTATCGTGCGAGCAGACTACGCCAGCGCAGCATACTCCAGACTAGCCGCGGCCGCCATCGAGCGCTGGCGCAACACAGCCTGGGGCCGCGAGGGCCGATACACGCAGAATGGACTTTTGCTCGTGTATCCAGACGACAGCGCGAGCACCAGTGCGCGCGAGTATGCGCGCAAGAGTTACAACAATGTGAAGCGGATCGAGGGCAATAATGTCGAGTTCCTGCCTTCCAAATCGGACGTGCTCCGGGTCGTCCCTGCATATGGCGACGAGCTGGATGTGGCCGGTGGGTATGTGAATTGGGGGTCTGGGTGGTCtgatgctgcggctggcGTGCGGTTTGCGAGGAAGCAGCTCGAGGGAACGAACGTGGTATTCAAAACGGGCGATGTGCAACATGTGCTCTACGATCCTATCTCCAATGCGACGACGGGGGTAGCCCTGGCCGACGGCTCGAGCATCACCGCCGACTTGGTGATTCTCGCAACAGGCGCCTGGACACCCAAGCTAGTCGACTTGCGCGGCCGGGCCGTGGCGACCGGCCAGGCGATTGCGTACATGCGCATctcggacgaggagcagcgcACGCTGGAGAATCTGCCCACGATCCTCAACTTCGCGACAGggatcttcatcatcccgcCGCGAGACAATCTGCTCAAGATCGCGCGCCATGCCTACGGATACCGGAACCCGACGACCGTGTCGCTGGGCAATGAGACAGTGCAAGTCAGTCTGCCGGAGAAGGATGTGCCCGTCCCGGCTGAAGGACAGGAAGCGTTCCGGGATGCGCTGAAGCAGCTTCTGCCGCGGTTTGCGGATCGGCCGTTTTGCGACACGCGGATCTGTTGGTATACCGATAC ACCGCGAGGCGACTTCATCATCTCGTATCATCCTGCGCACAAGGGTCTCTTCCTCGCGACTGGCGGCAGCGGGCATGGATATAAGTTCCTTCCCGTGCTGGGGGATAAGATTATTGATGCGCTGGAGGGTAGACTGGAGTCCGAATTGCAGGCATTGTGGGATTGGAATGCGACGACGCCGGGAGCACACGACATCTtcgatggagatgggagCCGGTCTGGCGAGAGGAACTCCAATCTCAAGGAAGAAttggcgaagacgaggaaaGCGGGCACGGGAAGCGCGCTGTAG